Proteins from one Streptomyces sp. NBC_00390 genomic window:
- a CDS encoding Yip1 family protein: MAGFRIGRGRANRPPQQQQPQQAPPPYQGGGHAAPPHGQQPPQWPQTAGGRQQYQQHPQGPYGEPEYFGDPYQQPAGHDPYAANNPGHTQAFSVHDDPYGAGSTYQAGGPPAAPAGPRLHWKQLLSGIVLRPGATFWQMRDYPVWGPALIVTFLYGLLALFGLDEAREETINATLSTAIPSVLTTAVAFVIGALILGAVTHTLARQLGGDGAWQPTVGLSMLIMSITDAPRLLFAIFLGGENSLVQVIGWATWLAAGALFTSMVSKSHDLPWPKAVGASAIQLIALLSLIKLGTI, translated from the coding sequence GTGGCTGGATTCAGGATCGGACGCGGCCGGGCCAATCGCCCCCCGCAGCAGCAGCAACCGCAGCAGGCTCCGCCCCCCTATCAGGGCGGTGGCCATGCGGCACCTCCGCACGGGCAGCAGCCGCCGCAGTGGCCGCAGACGGCCGGAGGCAGACAGCAGTATCAGCAGCACCCCCAGGGCCCGTACGGCGAGCCGGAGTACTTCGGCGACCCGTACCAGCAGCCCGCGGGCCACGACCCGTACGCGGCCAACAACCCTGGTCACACCCAGGCGTTCAGCGTGCACGACGACCCGTACGGCGCCGGCTCCACCTACCAGGCGGGCGGGCCCCCGGCCGCACCCGCGGGCCCGCGGCTGCACTGGAAGCAGCTGCTGAGCGGCATCGTGCTGCGCCCGGGAGCGACGTTCTGGCAGATGCGGGACTACCCGGTGTGGGGCCCGGCACTGATCGTCACGTTCCTCTACGGTCTGCTCGCGCTCTTCGGCCTGGACGAGGCGCGCGAGGAGACGATCAACGCGACGCTCTCCACCGCGATCCCGTCGGTGCTCACCACTGCGGTGGCGTTCGTCATCGGCGCTCTGATCCTGGGCGCAGTCACCCACACCCTCGCCCGCCAGCTGGGCGGCGACGGCGCCTGGCAGCCGACGGTCGGCCTCTCCATGCTGATCATGTCCATCACGGACGCCCCGCGCCTGCTCTTCGCCATCTTCCTTGGCGGCGAGAACTCCCTCGTCCAGGTGATCGGCTGGGCGACCTGGCTGGCGGCGGGCGCGCTGTTCACCTCGATGGTGAGCAAGTCGCACGACCTGCCGTGGCCGAAGGCTGTGGGAGCGTCGGCGATCCAGCTGATCGCGCTGCTGTCGCTGATCAAGCTCGGCACGATCTGA
- a CDS encoding MmcQ/YjbR family DNA-binding protein, producing the protein MAAPPKQAPAKWEKVRSFALTLPGAGEEFPWGETVVKVNKKIFVFLGVDDDSYPLGIGVKLKDEAMHAHALSCPGAEPSGYGLGKAGWVQIPLAQKGAPPAEVICDWVEESYRTIATKKLIAELDAR; encoded by the coding sequence ATGGCGGCACCACCGAAGCAGGCGCCGGCGAAATGGGAGAAGGTACGGTCCTTCGCCCTGACCCTGCCCGGCGCAGGCGAGGAATTCCCCTGGGGCGAGACCGTCGTCAAGGTCAACAAGAAGATCTTCGTCTTTCTGGGCGTGGACGACGACAGCTATCCGCTGGGGATCGGCGTCAAACTCAAGGACGAAGCGATGCACGCCCACGCCCTGTCCTGCCCCGGCGCCGAGCCGTCCGGCTACGGGCTGGGGAAGGCCGGTTGGGTGCAGATCCCCCTCGCGCAGAAGGGCGCACCACCGGCGGAGGTGATCTGCGACTGGGTCGAGGAGAGCTACCGCACCATCGCCACGAAGAAGCTGATCGCGGAGCTCGACGCCCGCTGA
- a CDS encoding phosphoribosyltransferase produces MSDVRENLTYERFGDAVQELAQTIADDGYEPDIVLSIARGGVFVAGGLAYALDCKNIHLVNVEFYTGVGTTLEMPVMLAPVPNAIDFSDKKVLIADDVADTGRTLKLVHDFCVDHVAEVRSAVIYEKSHSLVKCEYVWKRTDQWINFPWSVLPPVRKPGEPSTPSREAL; encoded by the coding sequence ATGAGTGACGTACGGGAGAACCTGACGTACGAGAGGTTCGGCGACGCCGTCCAGGAACTCGCGCAGACCATCGCCGACGACGGGTACGAGCCCGACATCGTGCTCTCCATCGCGCGCGGCGGCGTCTTCGTGGCAGGCGGTCTCGCGTACGCGCTGGACTGCAAGAACATCCACCTGGTGAATGTGGAGTTCTACACCGGCGTGGGGACGACGCTCGAGATGCCCGTGATGCTGGCGCCGGTCCCCAACGCGATCGACTTCTCGGACAAGAAGGTCCTCATCGCCGACGACGTCGCCGACACCGGCAGGACGCTCAAGCTCGTGCACGACTTCTGCGTCGACCATGTCGCCGAGGTCCGCAGTGCCGTCATCTACGAGAAGTCCCACTCGCTCGTGAAGTGCGAGTACGTCTGGAAGCGCACCGACCAGTGGATCAACTTCCCGTGGAGCGTCTTGCCTCCGGTACGTAAGCCGGGCGAGCCCAGCACGCCCTCCAGGGAGGCGCTCTGA
- the dcd gene encoding dCTP deaminase has product MLLSDQDIRTEIDAGRVRIDPFDDSMVQPSSIDVRLDRYFRVFENHRYPHIDPAVEQADLTRLVEPEGDEAFILHPGEFVLASTYEVISLPDDLASRLEGKSSLGRLGLVTHSTAGFIDPGFSGHVTLELSNLATLPIKLWPGMKIGQLCMFRLSSPAEHPYGSEKYGSRYQGQRGPTASRSFVNFHRTQV; this is encoded by the coding sequence GTGCTTCTCTCAGACCAGGACATCCGAACCGAGATCGACGCCGGGCGTGTACGCATCGACCCGTTCGACGATTCGATGGTGCAGCCCTCGAGCATCGATGTGCGGCTGGACCGCTACTTCAGGGTGTTCGAGAACCACCGCTATCCCCACATCGACCCCGCCGTCGAGCAGGCCGATCTGACCCGGTTGGTCGAGCCGGAGGGTGACGAGGCATTCATCCTGCACCCCGGTGAGTTCGTGCTCGCATCGACGTACGAGGTCATCTCGCTGCCGGACGACCTCGCCTCCCGTCTGGAGGGCAAGAGCTCTCTCGGACGGCTCGGGCTGGTCACGCACTCGACGGCCGGCTTCATCGACCCCGGATTCTCCGGGCACGTCACGCTGGAGCTGTCGAATCTGGCCACCCTGCCGATCAAGCTGTGGCCGGGAATGAAGATCGGGCAGCTGTGCATGTTCCGGCTGAGCTCGCCGGCGGAGCATCCGTACGGCTCCGAGAAGTACGGCTCCCGTTACCAGGGGCAGCGCGGACCCACCGCCTCCCGGTCCTTCGTGAACTTCCACCGGACGCAGGTGTAG
- a CDS encoding MerR family transcriptional regulator has protein sequence MTAHDSFDGRLDDEDYPAYTMGRAAEMLGTTQAFLRALGEARLITPLRSEGGHRRYSRYQLRIASRARELVDQGTPIEAACRIIVLEDQLEEAQRINAEYRRAAESSAS, from the coding sequence ATGACCGCACACGACTCGTTCGACGGCCGTCTCGACGACGAGGACTACCCCGCCTACACCATGGGCCGGGCCGCAGAAATGCTCGGCACCACCCAAGCCTTCCTCCGCGCCCTCGGCGAAGCCCGCCTCATCACCCCACTGCGCTCCGAGGGCGGCCACCGCCGCTACTCGCGCTACCAACTGCGCATCGCCTCGCGCGCCCGGGAACTCGTTGACCAGGGCACCCCCATCGAGGCCGCCTGCCGCATCATCGTCCTCGAAGACCAGCTCGAAGAAGCCCAGCGCATCAACGCCGAATACCGCCGCGCCGCCGAATCATCCGCTTCGTAG
- a CDS encoding ATP-binding protein — MTGWRVRDYAQDDLEAVVRVDAESGTAEESPLFPLSDAVAALQTLHPAVVATADEVVVGAAVSRVEGDRAWILRICMAPAWRHQGLGSDLITALEHRLFAGGVRTVHAVLPDGATGATALHNCGFGARPGLVFFEKRGRVTPQAVSMLSSLGAELPPGGLWQKVAGMQREKELIERRLVLPLAHPEMAAQHGVELPRAVMLFGPPGTGKSTFAHAIASRLGWPFLELFPARLAAEYGLASGLNRRFDEIARLDHVLVFIDEVEEIAGTRSGADATAVGVVNELLKAIVRFRGQDGRLLVCATNDVTTLDSAFLRHGRFDYVLPIGPPDERARTALWESYLARAGAEADSGVLATASEGFTPADIAHVARTVSQVQFERTFDTGTRARPTTEDYLGTIGDTRPTVSAAMAEEFAHQTEKFARI, encoded by the coding sequence ATGACGGGTTGGCGTGTCAGGGACTACGCCCAGGACGATCTCGAAGCGGTGGTCCGCGTCGATGCGGAGAGCGGCACGGCCGAAGAGTCACCTCTCTTTCCGCTCTCGGACGCCGTGGCGGCCCTCCAGACCCTCCACCCGGCGGTGGTGGCGACGGCGGACGAGGTGGTGGTCGGCGCCGCGGTGAGCAGGGTGGAGGGTGACCGGGCGTGGATCCTGCGTATCTGCATGGCGCCTGCCTGGCGGCACCAGGGGCTGGGCAGCGACCTGATCACGGCCCTGGAGCACCGGCTGTTCGCCGGTGGCGTCCGAACGGTGCACGCGGTCCTGCCCGACGGCGCGACCGGTGCCACGGCCCTGCACAACTGCGGCTTCGGTGCCCGTCCGGGCCTGGTCTTCTTCGAGAAGCGCGGGCGAGTGACCCCTCAGGCGGTCAGCATGCTCTCCTCGCTCGGAGCGGAGCTGCCGCCCGGGGGACTGTGGCAGAAGGTCGCGGGCATGCAGAGGGAGAAGGAGCTCATCGAGCGGCGCCTGGTCCTGCCACTGGCCCATCCCGAAATGGCCGCCCAGCACGGAGTGGAGCTGCCGCGGGCGGTGATGCTGTTCGGGCCGCCCGGGACGGGGAAGAGTACGTTCGCGCACGCGATCGCCAGCCGTCTGGGATGGCCGTTCCTCGAACTGTTCCCCGCCCGACTGGCCGCCGAGTACGGGCTGGCCAGCGGGCTGAACCGGCGCTTCGACGAGATCGCCCGGCTCGACCATGTCCTGGTCTTCATCGACGAGGTCGAGGAGATCGCGGGGACACGCAGCGGTGCGGACGCGACCGCGGTCGGCGTTGTCAACGAACTGCTCAAGGCGATCGTCCGGTTCCGGGGCCAGGACGGGCGGCTGCTCGTCTGCGCCACGAATGACGTGACCACGCTCGACTCCGCGTTCCTGCGGCACGGCCGCTTCGACTACGTGCTGCCGATCGGCCCGCCCGACGAGCGCGCGAGAACCGCGCTGTGGGAGAGCTACCTGGCCCGAGCGGGCGCGGAGGCCGACAGCGGGGTGCTGGCGACCGCCAGCGAGGGATTCACCCCTGCCGACATCGCCCATGTGGCGCGCACCGTCTCCCAGGTCCAGTTTGAGCGCACCTTCGACACCGGAACCCGGGCCCGCCCCACCACCGAGGACTACCTGGGCACCATCGGCGACACCAGGCCCACGGTCAGCGCGGCCATGGCCGAGGAGTTCGCCCACCAGACCGAGAAGTTCGCCCGCATCTAG
- a CDS encoding beta-propeller fold lactonase family protein: MSGVAVAEVPRESAAVPRRRREGLWWVRVRARVAAVAVVLAGLALPVAAATPAAADPGTFAYVANANSDNVSVIDTGTNTVTATVPVGSVPFGVAVNPAGTFAYVANRNSNDVSVIDTATNTVTATVPVGTAPFGVAVNPAGTFAYVTNRSSNTVSVIDTATNTVAATVPAGTLPTGVAVNPAGTFAYVTNPGANTVSVIDTGTNTVTATVPVGLVPVGVAVNPAGTFAYVTNQGGNDVSVIDTATNTVAATVPVGTNPQGVAVNPAGTFAYVTNFGSGSVSVIDTGTNTVTATVPVGTNPQGVAVNPAGTFAYVTNFGSGSVSVIDTGTNTVAATVPVGTGPFGVAVAVVPASTAACPAGSVITGGGFELTGPAPSNLTSKPVNDTWQVSLTNPTTQDITATPYAVCADNTP, encoded by the coding sequence ATGTCGGGTGTTGCCGTCGCTGAGGTGCCGCGGGAGTCGGCCGCGGTTCCGCGCCGCAGGCGTGAGGGTTTGTGGTGGGTGCGGGTACGGGCCCGCGTTGCTGCGGTGGCCGTGGTGCTGGCCGGCCTGGCCCTCCCGGTCGCGGCGGCCACGCCCGCAGCAGCCGATCCCGGCACCTTCGCCTACGTCGCCAACGCCAATTCGGACAATGTGTCGGTGATCGACACGGGCACGAACACGGTCACCGCCACCGTCCCCGTGGGCTCCGTCCCCTTCGGGGTGGCGGTGAATCCGGCCGGCACCTTCGCCTACGTCGCCAACCGCAATTCGAACGATGTGTCGGTGATCGACACGGCAACGAACACGGTCACCGCCACCGTCCCCGTCGGCACCGCCCCCTTCGGGGTGGCGGTGAACCCGGCCGGCACCTTCGCCTACGTCACCAACCGCAGTTCGAACACTGTGTCGGTGATCGACACGGCGACGAACACGGTCGCCGCCACCGTCCCCGCCGGCACCCTCCCCACCGGTGTGGCGGTGAACCCGGCCGGCACCTTCGCCTACGTCACCAACCCAGGCGCGAACACTGTGTCGGTGATCGACACGGGCACGAACACGGTCACCGCCACCGTCCCCGTCGGCCTCGTGCCCGTCGGTGTGGCGGTGAATCCGGCCGGCACCTTCGCCTACGTCACCAACCAAGGCGGGAACGATGTGTCGGTGATCGACACGGCGACGAACACGGTCGCCGCCACCGTCCCCGTCGGCACCAACCCCCAGGGGGTGGCGGTGAACCCGGCCGGCACCTTTGCCTACGTCACCAACTTCGGTTCGGGCAGTGTGTCGGTGATCGACACGGGCACGAACACGGTCACCGCCACCGTCCCCGTCGGCACCAACCCCCAGGGGGTGGCGGTGAACCCGGCCGGCACCTTTGCCTACGTCACCAACTTCGGTTCGGGCAGTGTGTCGGTGATCGACACGGGCACGAACACGGTCGCCGCCACCGTCCCCGTCGGCACCGGCCCCTTCGGGGTGGCTGTCGCAGTAGTCCCCGCTTCGACGGCTGCCTGCCCCGCCGGAAGCGTCATCACCGGCGGCGGATTCGAACTCACCGGCCCCGCACCCAGCAACCTCACCAGCAAACCGGTCAACGACACCTGGCAAGTCTCCCTCACCAACCCCACCACACAGGACATCACCGCCACCCCCTACGCCGTCTGCGCCGACAACACCCCATAA
- the lepB gene encoding signal peptidase I produces the protein MQRRGAGSGLRVAAWVLVPLGLVLVLGGIGYFLTKYQGVTVMSEAMEPTYRPGERLVIERIDAGEIRRGDVVLVNVPDRYQGGPVLQRVIGMGGDHVVCDGNRITVNGKPVDEPYVMRGEVNPATGPYDVRVPDGRLFLLGDHRGNSNDSRFFLDEQSGSVAASGVLGQVQKGFTVPAVLVALGVLGIVLTLVGIGLGIAGYATGRRARRPLAAAPPWPVA, from the coding sequence ATGCAGCGGCGGGGAGCGGGCAGCGGGCTGAGGGTCGCGGCCTGGGTACTGGTGCCACTCGGGCTGGTCCTGGTGCTGGGGGGCATCGGGTACTTCCTCACGAAGTACCAGGGGGTCACCGTCATGAGCGAGGCGATGGAGCCCACGTATCGCCCGGGCGAGCGGCTGGTCATCGAGCGCATCGACGCGGGCGAGATACGCCGGGGTGATGTCGTACTCGTCAATGTGCCCGATCGCTATCAGGGCGGACCGGTCCTGCAGCGGGTCATCGGGATGGGCGGCGATCACGTGGTGTGCGACGGAAATCGGATCACGGTGAACGGGAAGCCGGTCGACGAACCGTATGTGATGCGCGGCGAAGTGAACCCGGCAACCGGACCGTACGACGTGCGGGTGCCGGACGGGCGGTTGTTCCTGTTGGGCGACCACCGGGGGAATTCGAACGACTCGCGGTTCTTCCTCGACGAGCAGTCGGGCAGCGTCGCGGCCTCCGGGGTGCTCGGGCAAGTGCAGAAGGGTTTCACTGTGCCGGCGGTGCTGGTGGCGCTCGGGGTCCTCGGGATCGTGCTGACCCTGGTCGGGATCGGCCTGGGAATCGCGGGGTACGCGACCGGACGGCGTGCCCGGCGGCCGCTCGCGGCTGCGCCGCCGTGGCCCGTGGCCTGA
- a CDS encoding DUF5994 family protein, which yields MNATIDRTLFNERVASPPARLSLTLAGSVPGLLDGAWWPRSRDLSRELPALLDVLDARWGRITRVTVNPAHWPVIPHKVPVAGRMVHVGWFADEQDPHKLILLSYTAGRWDLLVIPPETGAAAAARLMSAAATPGSLLSASALLAREDITRDARETLNREEEWETEGGHASAAAGNLDPAGCLSSARGR from the coding sequence ATGAACGCGACCATCGACCGTACGCTTTTCAATGAGCGCGTGGCCTCACCGCCGGCCCGCCTGTCCCTGACCCTGGCGGGGTCGGTCCCAGGTCTGCTGGACGGCGCTTGGTGGCCTCGCTCCCGCGATCTTTCCCGTGAACTCCCCGCCCTGCTGGACGTGCTGGACGCACGCTGGGGCCGGATCACGCGTGTCACGGTGAACCCGGCCCACTGGCCCGTGATCCCGCACAAGGTGCCCGTGGCCGGCCGCATGGTGCACGTGGGCTGGTTCGCCGACGAGCAGGACCCGCACAAACTGATCCTCCTCTCCTACACCGCAGGCCGCTGGGACCTGCTGGTGATCCCGCCGGAGACCGGCGCAGCTGCCGCCGCCCGGCTGATGTCCGCCGCAGCCACCCCCGGCAGCCTCCTCAGCGCCAGCGCACTGCTGGCGCGCGAGGACATCACCCGTGACGCGAGGGAGACGCTGAACCGGGAAGAGGAGTGGGAGACCGAAGGCGGGCACGCTTCAGCGGCGGCCGGGAACTTGGACCCGGCCGGGTGCCTGAGTTCCGCCCGAGGGAGGTAA